The DNA window tcagtggtagaaggagagagcagtTGTGGTCTAACATTGCAACATGAATGTACCCTCACTTATACAtcacacaccataacacacacacacacacgcacgcacgcacgcacgcacgcacgcacgcacgcacgcacagttTTTTCCCTCTCTGTTGTCACCAGGCAGGAGTaaccttcttcctcttttcctcccatctAGGCTACCCGTTGGCTCTGTTTTATCGGCATTACCTTTTCTACAAGGACAGCTACCTCATCCATCTCTTCCACGCCTTCTCAGGCCTCTCAATCGCTTATTTCAACTTCGGTAAGTGAGTGGGTTCTGCAGAGACGCAGCCATGAGAAGAAACCCGGGGAGGGATGGACCAGGGGAAATCCCTGAGAGAAGCTTGTGCATCAGGAGGAAGTGTTGGCTCGTAAAATGCTTTCATCATTACAAAAAGAGGAATCAGTCAATAGGAACAgacttccttgttctttctttttacatccCCTTATTGATGATAATGTCTTGAGTCAGTAAGGTGGCCCAGCAGTACAGGGCATGTTCTCTTCTGGATCCCAGTTCAGTCCAGCACTCAAGCCACATGGCTCAAAACCACCTGAGACTCgggttccaagggatctgatgccctcctggctacacaggcacacacatgcacacacatgcacacacccacatacactcacacatgcgtaaataaaaatattttcaaagatgtTGAAAAACAGTATATTTAATAATTCAAAATAAGGTAACATAATGTCACTTGGTACTACAGAAGTGTGTGACTTTAAATTTAGTGCTTGGCAttatggtgcacacctttaatcccagcactcaggaagcagaaaggggcCAGCTTGGTCTGTGTAATAAGTTCCAGTCCAATCGGGGCcacctagtgagaccctgcctcagtaatAACTAGGActattcagggctggagagatggctcaacagggaAAGCACATGCGGCCAATTCTGATGGCCTTCCCACATGCTGGATGGAGATAGCAGATTTCCTctagttgccctctgacctctacacttaccatggcacacatacacagaatatttgagacagtgtcatgtaaccaaggctgaccttgaactgtgGAGAAGAGGTCATCTTGCCCCCTGTCAGCACTTCCCCAGTGCTAGATGGCAGACATGGAACACCAGGCCCAGTGCCAACAttgctgggtaccgaacccagggcttcctgcgtGCCAGGCAGGCGCTCTGCCAGCTGagtcccaccccaccctccagcGCTGCTACTGTGTTCTTTGTTGGGACTCTCAGGAGGAGTGTCCCACGGTCCTAAGTGCTGCTCTCTTCTCTGCACCCAGGCCACCAGTTCTACCACTCCTTGCTATGTGTTGTGCTTCAATTCCTCATCCTGCGACTCATGGGCCGGACCATCACTGCCGTTTTTACTACTCTTTGCTTCCAGATGGTAAATTTTTCTCATAGCAGCTCAAGCCACATCTGACAGGAGCTGTGGAGGGGCAAGGCAGAGGGTGGCAGCGCAGTAACCGAGGAGACCTAGCTTGCAATGCGTCCTCCCAACACCCAGCACCTGACTGTGGGCAGGTCACTCTGCACAGGCCCCAGGCGGACTGTGGCGATAACCCCTGGCCAGCCTCCAGACGCTGCCAACAGGGTTCCTTGGTTCTCACCAGACTCAGCCAAGCTGACCATGAGTTACTCAAAGCTAAGGCAGACAACCAAGTTAGAATGAGCTGCAGAAGCTGAGCATGTAAATGTCATCCGATGCCCTAAGCAGACCCCTCCTTGCTGAGGTGTTAATGCCCATCCGTAGGACTTCTTTATTTATTGAGATGGCTCTCACTGTGTAACTAAGGCAGCTTCAAACTCTATAGCTCAAGCTGGTTTCAATCTCTCAGTGCCAGGATTCTAGGTCTGCAGCAGCAGGCCAAGCTCACAGGAAGAaccagaagagaggaaagggggaggaatACAGGGGATTGCAGAGCCAGGGGGAGTGAAGAagttggacatggtggcacaggcttggAGGGCTAAGAGGAAGATTATGACTTGGAGGCCATCAACCACCAaaaagggttgggggagggagccCATAAGGGAAGGGAAGAACGGTATACAATGGTGAAGACGTCCCTCCTCTAGGCCTACCTTCTTGCTGGTTATTACTACACAGCCACCGGTGACTACGATATCAAGTGGACAATGCCACATTGTGTCTTGACATTGAAGCTAATTGGTAAGTGGAAAGGTACTGTCTTCCTCCTTTACAGACGGGCCCCTCCCCcactgagccaaaataaaccataTTGCTGTTCCTGTCATGCTCCTGGCTACAACCCTcgcctcccttctctctttgctCAGGGCTGTCTATTGACTACTATGACGGAGGCAAAGACAGGGTAAGTGTCCACTCTGGCAGAGGCTAGGGACTGaccagagggaaggagaaaggccGCTACCAAAAGACTGAGTCTGCCACTAGGGCAGAGCCTCTGCCTCATTCCCTAGCATATGAGCTATCTTTCAGATAGCAGCTGGGCAAGGACGAACCAGGGTAACTTGTCCAGGCTCCAGCTCTTGCACAAGTTCAGAGATCAGTGCCAGCAAGGCATTTGTCACAGCAGCCATGGGCAGCTGTTTGGCTAAGCTCTCCACACATTTTCTCATGAAGCGACCGTCCACCTCCTACCCCACACTAAAGAGCTCCAGGCAGTGGGACACAGGTTGGGAATGCTCGCCTCTTGGGGTAAGATTCAAGGCTATCCTGAACGTGCACTCTCTTCTTGGCATAGAACTCCTTGTCCTCTGAGCAACAGAAATATGCCATACTGGGTGTCCCCTCATTGCTGGAAGTCGCTGGCTTCTCCTACTTCTATGGAGCCTTCTTGGTAGGGCCCCAGTTTTCAATGAACCACTACATGAAGCTGGTGAAGGGACAGCTGACTGACGTACCAGGAAAGATGCCAAACAGGTAATCACCTCTCCTGGTCAAGACCTCTGTGTAGGTATTCCACCTAGTTCAACCACTCTGAAATAACCTTCGTAAAGGTCAGCACACTGGCCTAATGGTCACAGTGTCACATGGACAATGTCTCCATGTTCCTCGGCCTAGGCTGCCCCAGCCATTCATGCTGACCCTGAAGGACAAATGTTTTGCCCACAAGTTATACTCCTCCTTTCAAAGCCTCCTCTCATTGATAGAAACCctgttcaacatacaaaaatgtaTACAAAAAATAATACTTAAAGAGATAAAGCCAAAACCACTACAACTCCTTCACTGGGAACTTGTCCCCCTGAATTTCAGCATGAGCTGAAATTGCTAGTTCTGTACATGGGGTTTTTAGCCTTACCGCTGTCTGAGAATCCTAGTAAGTTCTGAGCTCAGTAGCACTGAGGGTTAAAGCCTCCCACACTGCCCCGCCCTCCTGCCCTCACTTCTGTAACTGGGGCTTGCTAATAGCCAGGCACAGAGAGCTGTCTTTCTGGGAAACAGCTCCAGGCTCAGGGCTCCTGGTGCCACTGCATGCAGCAGTCCCCACATCCTGACATGCTCCTTTCCGTGACTGCAGGTCAGGGTGAAGGGCAAGGCTCTGCTGTCTGTGACCCCACTTGTTCCTTTCCAGCACCATACCTGCTCTCAAGCGCCTGAGTCTGGGCCTTGTCTACCTGGTGGGCTACACCCTGCTGAGCCCCCACATCACAGAAGACTATCTCCTCACTGAAGACTATGATGTGAGTGGCCGTCAGCACAGCAGTGTAACTAGTGCCTCACGCAGAGGGATGAGCAAAGAGCCCTGTAGATGACAGAAGTCTACAGATGTGTGTGGGGTTTTGCTTGTCTGTGAGAACTGGTATGTGCCACTTAGGCCACGCCTACATGGGCAAACCTGGGCACAGGGTAGCTCCAAGTGCACCTTTGAACTCCctgccttccctctccccctaAAAAAAAATAGCTCTCCTTACCATATGCCAGGTGACTTTGGGGTGCGGCAGCTGGTGGCGCTGCAGCCTTCCTTTAAACTGACAGACCTAGAGGTCACCAGAGTTCATGCTCCAAGAGGGAGGGTGAAGCCAGCTTTTGCCACTGCCCCTGTAAAGCTCACAGTTGTGCACACCGTATCCATTCGGGTAGATTTCTCTGAATTACAGACCGTGTATATGCAAGGTCCCTCTGCTGACTACAGACTGCCTAGACTGCACAGGAGGCAGACACATGTTGGTGCCTCTTGGCTGGTTACAGACAGGTGGGGGTTATACTGTCACAGCATGTGACATCAGAATCATTAGGAGTGGAGGAGCCAGCCACAAGTTTGAAAATAACATTTAGGGGACTGTGCCATGCCTGTGCCCTCCCTAACGCTCCTGTGCTCTTCTCAAGACCCGCCCTTTCTGGTTCCGCTGCATGTACATGCTGATCTGGGGCAAATTCGTGCTGTACAAATACGTCACCTGTTGGCTGGTCACAGTAAGTAGAGAAAATGAGTCACATTTAGAcaagctggggggaggggaggctgggagGATGAGAGTGTCGAGAACCCTAACCGTCTTTCCCCTCAGGAAGGAGTGTGCATCTTGTCAGGCCTGGGCTTTAATGGCTTTGAAGAAAATGGGACTGTGAAATGGGATGCCTGTGCCAACATGAAAGTGTGGCTCTTTGAAACCACCCCTCGCTTCACTGGCACCATCGCCTCTTTCAACATCAATACCAATGCCTGGGTAGCCCGGTAAGTATCGAGGCCTAGGCCCACGCTCCTCCCACAGGACACTGAGGCAGGCTTGTTGTCACTTCCGTCCCTGTGTCCTACTTAACACTCTAAACTTTTCACCAAGTGCCCCCTTCCCCAAAAAAAATCTGTAGAAGGGCCTCCTTATGTCCTTCCGTGTGCTGTTTACATGCCGTGCTCCAGCACTAGTGCGTAAGCAGCCTGAGAACCCGTCCTTGCACCGCAGCACCACTGTGCTATCAGCTGTACCTACAGAAACAAGCGGCCGGTCCCACGCCCCTATCTAAGCCCAGTCTGTGCTGTGTGGGAACCATGACAGCTTTCCCCCATCTCAAGCCTTCCTGTTAGCACTGCTTCCTGCACCCTCGGTGGCCACCAGTGGGAGCCAGTCAGCACTCCACTCCTcagtgcacagggacccaggagcagGAGTCAAGGCTGAGATTCACCCTTACCCACCCTCTCTCCAGTTACATCTTCAAACGCCTCAAGTTTCTTGGAAATAAAGAGCTCTCACAAGGTCTCTCCTTGCTATTCTTGGCCCTCTGGCATGGTCTGCACTCAGGATACCTGATTTGCTTCCAGATGGAGTTCCTCATTGTTATCGTGGAAAAGCAGGTATGACTCAAGGGTGGGAGGAAAAAACCGGATGGGGAGGAGGACAGGACTGTGACTGTCTCCTTCCACCCCAGGCCACCAACCTCATTCGGGACAGCCCGGCCCTGAGCAGCCTGGCCTCCATCACTGCCCTCCAGCCCTTCTACTACTTGGTGCAACAGACCATCCACTGGCTTTTCATGGGCTACTCTATGACTGCCTTCTGCCTCTTCACATGGGACAAATGGCTTAAGGTAGTGAAGACCTACCTGCACGGCTGCCAGGGGGGACAAGCCACAGCTCCCATGTGCCTcactggtttctgtctctccgCAGGTGTACAGATCCATCTATTTCCTTGGACACGTCTTCTTCTTGAGCCTACTTTTCACATTGCCTTACGTTTACAAAGCAATGgtgccaaggaaagaaaagttaaaaaagaggGAATAATCTGTTTCCCTGGTAAGTAGTctacaggctgtaggcaagctAGAGCAAACAGACAGTAGTctacaggctgtaggcaagctAGAGCAAACAGACAGTAGTctacaggctgtaggcaagctAGAGCAAACAGACAGTAGTctacaggctgtaggcaagctAGAGCAAACAGACAGTAGTCTACAGGCTGTAGGCTAGAACCACACACTAGAAGAAATACCACTGAAAACTCAGGTGGACTTCATTGGAGCTTGCCCTGAGGAAGTGCCCTGGGGGTTTTtgggtttgtctgtttgttttttgggttttttgttgttgttttttaagatttatttattttatgtgtatgagtacactgtcactttcttcagctacacagaagagggcatcagatctcattacagatggttgtgagccaccatgtagttgctggcaattgaactcgggacctttagaagagcagtcagtgctcttaaccgctgagccagctctccagcccgtGGGTTCTACTTTCCTTGTTAGTAAGGACACCCTCCTGACCACACCCCTTGCCTTGTAGGTGGCCGAGAGCTGGACTGGTGCAGAAACTACTTGTCTCCCTTCTCACAGCACTCCTCACCCCGGAGCAGAGACACCAGGAGCTGGAAGTCACAGTACTCCCGGCTGTGCCTCTGCGACAGCCAAAGGGGAAGCTCTTGTGGGAGGAGCAAAGGGGCTGCACCCCCTTTGGACTCCCCCATGCACGTTGCCTTATCTCTCCCCTCTAGCCAGGAATCTGTTGTTTCTCTTCTGCCAATCTACTACGATTGTATATGTGCCGATACCGCCACCCCcccatggggggaggggagggtacaAGGCCCTGCCTGCTCCACTTTTTCTATCTTGGAACTATACCAGATAAAATCACTTCTGTTTGTTCAGTTTTTCACTGCTAGCATCCTAGACTGCTTTCTTTCATACATACTCTTCTGTGCTTGCGAAAGCTGAGGTCATCAGGGTCTCCTTGAGAGCCACAGAAATCTAGGAAATCAAAGTCTGGAATGCCTGAATCTAAGGCGAACAGTTTACACTACCATGTACTGCTGAGTTTAAGAAACCTCAAAACAAtcaggtctgaaaaaaaaaaaaaaaaaaaaactctttataggaaaaacaaaaaacaaatatacaGCATTGGCTCCCCACTCTGCCTTCTTGGTACAGAAGATTATCTTCCAGCAGATCTTAGGAGGCAACAGACAACGCCAAGAGTCCTTCCTGTCTGAGAGCCAGGCACTGCTGTTCTCAAATGACGCCCCATACTTCTTCAAAAGCTGTGGTAACTTTAGCACAGGTCAGCGCGGCAGAGAGTGGGTAGTTGCTGATGGACACCATCTTTTCTGTGTACTCCACACTGACCTGAGGAGAGAAGGATCTGGTCAGACGACTCTTACCTGCAGCAGGTTCAGGGTAGAAAACATGGGGGAGCCAATGTCTCAACAGCATGTCATTCCTAGCAAACCTCTACAAAAACTGGCTACCTTGTGTTAGAGCCAGGCGAGCCCTCAAAGAATGAATGCTGGGCAGGGATGCGGCTACCGCCTGTTTCACGCCCTGTACGTCCCAATTTGTAAGAACGGGGATTTTCAAAATGCCAACTGCTCGTGGAATCCTGCACTGAGCTTCTGCCTCACAAAGAACCTAAGTACAGAGCATAAACTGTACCTTGCCATGGGCAAAGGCCCCCACTACGAAAACAACTGGGTCACTACTGGGCACCAACTCTCGAATGTCACTGATGTCCTCAACAGAAAAGGAAGTGCCAATTTTCATACAGCCAACTGGGAAGTGGTCAGACACTGGATTCTTAAttacctaaagaaaaaaaaaaaagtcagcccCAGAACCGGCCCCAGAACCCACCAAGAGGTTTCACCAGCTTTACCTTCAAAAGCTTCTGAGGGCCGTCAGCTGCTCGGACGCTCAGTTTGTGTAAAAGCTGAACTGGGGGGAAAACAGAGTTCAGAAGTGGGAAGACACTACATTCTTCTGCCCAGCGATCTAAGCTAAACACCCCTGGGGAAACTGGGCTGTTTTCCTCACATCACAACAGTTAAGTAAGTCACTAAGCCACTGACGGCTCACACAGCTTTACCCCTCACAGAAATTTAAGACAGCAGGGAAGCTGAATTTCTGCAAACCTGCAGAAATACCAGGACTCTGCCCTGGCAGTCACTCCCCAGCACTGAAGGACTGGGTgtgtgatccttctgcttcctcctcactTTGCCAGTTCATTCAGAACTTAAGTCCTAACTAAGGCTTCTCACCCATGAGGCCACAAAATCGGTCAAAGGTCCTAGGAATCCGAGTCTGGGGGTTCACTTCAATGAGCACATTCTTCTGTGTGTGGATATAAACCTGGAGCAAGCCAGCTCGGTTCAGGGGGCTGTCCATAAGCATCAGCAAGCtctgagaaagggagagggaacgGCACAGTGAAGCCCGAGACACAGCATTTGCTCAGAGGGTCATTCATTAGCTCTGCCCACACAAGTACCTGGTGGGTGATGTCTGGTCTGACTTCCCCTGGGTCCCGTCCATTCTTCAACAACATGGACTTGTGCTTGTCACAGTTGAGTAGCTCGTAAGTTTTCCCTACCTGCAGAACAGAACATGGTGAGAACAATGGGAATCCTATCATCTGGCCCACTCTAGAAACTAAGCCAGAAAGACTCAGCAGGGGCTAGAAAGCTTTCCAGAGGATTGCCATATATCTACATTTACACACTTGATGACTACCTTATACAATAAAGAAGAGGCACAAGTCAGTCCACATTTTGCTGTTAAGGCCTATGGCTATCAGGCAAGGTCACAGAAGCTCTAGAATCAGACAAGAGTTCATGAGCAAGACGAGTCTCAAAAGCAATATGTATGTGCTGAGGAAAATGCCAGCTTAGGATACACAAGACCCTGCTGCCTCAATCAAAACCTGATGAAAGCAAACCACTGAGAAAAGCAGGTGGAcagacagctcagtggcagagggcTTGGCAGGGCCCTGACTTCAATCCCCGGCACTACAAAATGAACACGTGAAGAGTGGTAATAAAAAAGGAGAGGCACTGGAGGGCCAGGATTACACACGACATTGCCTTGTAACCCAAGCATCCGCACAAGTGAAGACCCAAAAGTCTGTGTCAGAAAAATGTGGCACCTGAAGTACTCTGTTAAGTTTATGTAGACCATAACAGCGAGTGAGGTCTGCTCAGGCCTACACTCTTGAGATAACTGTCATTGCAACTTCAAATTTCAAGGGACGTTAGAATGGTCAGTAAGACCAAGTCTAAACCTGACTAGATAGAAAGCTCACCAAACCTAAAgatctgagtttaattcccaagactcacatggtgaaaggaaggaaaccaagttgtcctttgaccttcatacatgcccaaacatacacacacacacacacacaaatatatatactaatacacacacacacacacatatatatacacacacacacatacacacacacacacacaccacacaaaagaACCCTGTAACATGGTCTTTGATACGGGTAACAGGTAAAGGCACTAGTTGCTAAGCCAACCTGACATCAATCCCAGAATGCACATGGTAGGAGACCCATCCCTACCGCCTCAGATTGTCAGTGAATGAACATACACATGTGCTGGAAGGTTTTTTAAGTTTATATAcaaacaggtttttgtttttttaagatttattttatgtatatgagtatactttgctctcttcacacacaccagaagagggcatttagATCCCATTAACAATTAacaatgattgtgagccaccatgtggttgcggggaattgaactcaggacctttagaagagcatcagtgttcttaaccactgagccatctattttTCCAGCCCACAAACATGGGTTTTTAAAGTTTGTGTATCACTACAACTTTTCATGTCTAGAGACAAAGTGATAAtacacttttcaaaatatttgggGGATGTACTTTTTGGGATTGACTGAATAGCTCAAACAATATCAGTGGTTAAGAGATAttattcttgcaaaggaccaggaTTTGGTCTCTCAACATCCATGTCAGGTGGCCTATGACTCCATCTCCAAAGGAACTCTAGCCTCCAAGAGCAGCCaaacacatgtggtacacacacatgcataattacaaataaatactGTCTGTATTCATTTAatcctatgtgcatgtgtgcctgcatgtatgtctgcactcTACGTATGTAGTGCCAGTGGAGGCtgaaagagggcactggatcccctggaactggagttacagctgtgagcctccatgtgggtgctgggaattgaacctggtcctctggaagagcagccagtgctcttaactaagccatcacttctccagccctgcatAAATCTTTAAAGTCAGAGTAGGTGCTGGTGctgcttggtggttaagagcactgtgcttgttcttgcagaggccaGGATGTAgtgcccagcatccacatggtagatCCCGCCCACACAGAACTCAGCTCCAGACAATTGGGCTGCTCAgatacctgcacacatgtgcacatgagctCACGCAGGCAGCGCATACACATAACTAAGGACGAATCTTAGAAGAATGCAGAGTAAAGCACACGACCAAAAACTTAAGTCCTTTGGACACTTAATTGTAAAAGACAAAGAACTTTTAGAATGATCCAATTTCAACCCATTAGTAAAAGTGGAGGTCctgtgcttttaattttttaagatttacctAATTTTACATTATGAACATTACATGTATGAGCATTTagtctgtctgtgtatatatgtatcatgTGCATGCCGGGTGTCTATATAAGTCAAGGGAAGACATCAGATGCTGTGGAACTGGAATGACATGGTTGTGGGCCAGCACACAGAAGGAACCACAAGAGAAGACACCAAAGCGCTGCACTTAGAGCAGGTGATGGTGGCTTGTGAAACCTGAGTTTGTGCACTGATCTGAAACCACAAACTGGAATGACCAGAACGAAACCATTGCCAGCAGTTCTCAACAGTTCTTAGAAGCTACTAAACAGACAGGACAAAGTTCGAAACCTCATACTTTGTCCTCACAGAAACGGCAAACAATCTCACGAATCTACAAACTGATGAACAGAAATTAACAGATGAACAGGAAATACACAGATGGCAGGCATCACTCCGCTGTCACCGCTATAAttccacatctgtgtgtgtgtgtgtgtgtgtgtgtgtgtgtgtgtgtgtgtgtgtgcgcacgtgcaaaTGCCGCCTGCACATGTAGGTACAATGTGCttacatgtgaaggccagagattGATGTctagtgtcttcctctatcacccTCTTATGTTCTGACATAGAGTTCCTCACTGAACCTGAActcaccaattcagctagactggcagGCCGGCCATCAAGCTCTACAGACTCACTTGTCTCTCCAATGCCAGGGTTACAAACTGAGCTGggcccctctcttctttcctttctcaaactcagagatctacctcccCAACTGtctcaaagtgctgggattaaaagcatgcttAGCATGGCCTGGGCTTTTTTTACATAGTTGCTGGGTTAGAACACAGGTCCCCATGTCTGTGGAGAGCATAGCCAGTACTCCACTAAGTCATCTTAGTCCACGATGTAGTGGT is part of the Rattus norvegicus strain BN/NHsdMcwi chromosome 4, GRCr8, whole genome shotgun sequence genome and encodes:
- the Lpcat3 gene encoding lysophospholipid acyltransferase 5 isoform X1, producing the protein MGRTITAVFTTLCFQMAYLLAGYYYTATGDYDIKWTMPHCVLTLKLIGLSIDYYDGGKDRNSLSSEQQKYAILGVPSLLEVAGFSYFYGAFLVGPQFSMNHYMKLVKGQLTDVPGKMPNSTIPALKRLSLGLVYLVGYTLLSPHITEDYLLTEDYDTRPFWFRCMYMLIWGKFVLYKYVTCWLVTEGVCILSGLGFNGFEENGTVKWDACANMKVWLFETTPRFTGTIASFNINTNAWVARYIFKRLKFLGNKELSQGLSLLFLALWHGLHSGYLICFQMEFLIVIVEKQATNLIRDSPALSSLASITALQPFYYLVQQTIHWLFMGYSMTAFCLFTWDKWLKVYRSIYFLGHVFFLSLLFTLPYVYKAMVPRKEKLKKRE
- the Emg1 gene encoding ribosomal RNA small subunit methyltransferase NEP1; translated protein: MAATSGGFQPRERRFSVQEQDWDPAPPKRPRLGAGSKCGGRRLIVVLEGASLETVKVGKTYELLNCDKHKSMLLKNGRDPGEVRPDITHQSLLMLMDSPLNRAGLLQVYIHTQKNVLIEVNPQTRIPRTFDRFCGLMVQLLHKLSVRAADGPQKLLKVIKNPVSDHFPVGCMKIGTSFSVEDISDIRELVPSSDPVVFVVGAFAHGKVSVEYTEKMVSISNYPLSAALTCAKVTTAFEEVWGVI
- the Lpcat3 gene encoding lysophospholipid acyltransferase 5; this encodes MASTADGDVGETLGQMRGLWPGVEDLSLNKLATSLGASEQALRLIFSIFLGYPLALFYRHYLFYKDSYLIHLFHAFSGLSIAYFNFGHQFYHSLLCVVLQFLILRLMGRTITAVFTTLCFQMAYLLAGYYYTATGDYDIKWTMPHCVLTLKLIGLSIDYYDGGKDRNSLSSEQQKYAILGVPSLLEVAGFSYFYGAFLVGPQFSMNHYMKLVKGQLTDVPGKMPNSTIPALKRLSLGLVYLVGYTLLSPHITEDYLLTEDYDTRPFWFRCMYMLIWGKFVLYKYVTCWLVTEGVCILSGLGFNGFEENGTVKWDACANMKVWLFETTPRFTGTIASFNINTNAWVARYIFKRLKFLGNKELSQGLSLLFLALWHGLHSGYLICFQMEFLIVIVEKQATNLIRDSPALSSLASITALQPFYYLVQQTIHWLFMGYSMTAFCLFTWDKWLKVYRSIYFLGHVFFLSLLFTLPYVYKAMVPRKEKLKKRE